In one window of Helianthus annuus cultivar XRQ/B chromosome 17, HanXRQr2.0-SUNRISE, whole genome shotgun sequence DNA:
- the LOC110920859 gene encoding 14 kDa proline-rich protein DC2.15 produces the protein MASNTNTPLALFLALNLLFFALASGCTTCPSPTPKPKPPSAGTCPRDALKLGVCANVLGKLLNLVVGDPPVKPCCSLLEGLVDLEAAVCLCTAIKANVLGINLNVPLSLSLLLNVCSKKVPKDFVCA, from the coding sequence CTTTCTTGCACTCAACCTTTTGTTTTTTGCACTAGCCAGTGGTTGTACCACCTGCCCTAGCCCTACCCCAAAACCAAAGCCACCATCCGCTGGAACTTGTCCCAGGGATGCCCTTAAATTAGGTGTATGTGCCAATGTGCTTGGCAAATTACTTAATCTAGTCGTCGGTGACCCACCAGTTAAGCCATGCTGCAGCCTTCTCGAAGGCCTCGTTGACCTCGAGGCTGCAGTTTGCCTTTGTACAGCTATCAAGGCTAATGTTCTTGGAATCAATCTAAACGTGCCACTGTCTCTCAGTTTGCTTCTTAACGTTTGCAGCAAGAAAGTTCCAAAGGACTTCGTATGTGCGTAA